AAATTAGGCCGATCGCCTTTGCTGAACCAGTCGTTGTGGGGATCAGACTTTGCATGCAGGAACGAGCACGTCGCAAGTCATGATGAAAAGCATCCACAACAACCTGGGTATTGGTGACGTCATGCAAGGTCGTAATTGAGCCATGCTTAATCCCAAAACTGTTATGAATGACCTGAACAATCGGTGCTAAACAGTTAGTAGTACAAGAGGCAGCCGTAACAACTCTGTTGAGATTTGGATCATAAAGTTGATGATTAATCCCATAAACAACATTGATTATCTCAACACCATCAACAGATCCTTTTACGGGACAAGCAACAAGCAATCTCTTTAATTTTAAAGAATCTAACAACCTTTGAAGTGATTCTGATTGCTTATAGTTTCCACTACATTCCAGTAGCATATCCACCCTAGATAGAATCCACGGCGCACTAGCTGGATCACTCTCTGTGCTAAACCGAACTGACTGATTGCCAATAAGAAACCCATTTGGATGCGGCAGAACCTCTGGATGCCAGCGCCCATGTACAGAGTCGAATTGAAGAAGGTGGGCAGCAGCAGCAGCGTCACCAGCGCAATCGTTTACATGAACAATCTCGATGCCTGAACGGCCCCATAATGCGCGAAAAACAAGCCGACCAATCCGGCCAAAACCATTGATGCCAATACGCATCGAAACTAAAAAAAGAATCCATCCACACTTACTCGTCCCAAGCTCGAAGTGTGTTTAGAAAGGGTTAAAGGATTCCCCAGAGCAGGTAAAGATCAATCCAGACAGGTGGCGAGAGATCAAGATCAGAGCATAAAAGCGACATTGATGACCATTCAAGGGCTCAGCGCTAGAGACGAAGACCCTTAAACAAACCATTACCAACTCTTTGCTCAGTGCTGAATGCAGCTCCATAGCCTTATCTCACACCACGAGCACACTGCGAAATGGTTTGCAGCCCTAGCAGCTCCAGCGGTTTTCTAGGAGATTTAGAGAACAGCTATCGACGTCGCTCCATTCATTTCGATGCAGGGGTCAACATCCCTATGCTCCCAGAGCATATTTGGATTGTTGTACGGGGCATCGTGAAATTAAGCTGCCTGAATGAGCAAGGTGATGATGTGTTAATTGCGATTGCAGGTCCAAATGAACCCTTTGGTGATCCGCTAACACAACTCGACCTCTACCAGGCCACCACGCTTGATCGTTGCGACTTGCTTGGTCTATCGATTCAAGATGTGAATTCAACGCCTCATCTGGGCATCAATCTGATGAAGGCGATGATCAGAAGAACCCATCAGTCAGAAGCTCTCATTGCTCTTTTAGGACTGCGTGGTGTAGAAAATCGTGTAAAAAGTTTTTTAGAGTTATTAGCAGAAGATTATGGCAATCCATGCAACCAAGGGCTAAAATTAGATTTACGCCTTACACATCAGGAAATAGCAAGTGCTGTCAGCACAACCCGAGTTACCGTCACAAAGGTATTAGGTCAACTCAAAGAGAGTGGTTGGCTTCAATATGATAGCCAACAAAAGATGATTATAAGTCTTCTCCCGAAACCAAACAACCACCAACAGCAAAACAATCGATCAATTCAAGCCAAATAAATACAAAAAAATTGCAAGCGAAAACACAAAACATTTTAAACGTCCAAACCAATTATCTAGCAGTTAAATCAACAACCTCAACAACATATAATCAGCAAAAGCGGTACCCAAAATCTCGAACCGTAAAGATCCTAGCTGGACTAGAAGGATTGACTTCAATTTTTTCACGCAGCCAACGAATATGAACATCAACCGTCTTTTTGTCACCGATATAGTCGACACCCCAAATCTGATCAAGCAATTCGTCACGACTCCACACTCTCTTTGGGTGCTGCATGAACAACTCTAAAAGTTTAAATTCTTTAGGTGAAAGTTTAATATCACAGCCATCTCGAGAAGCCCTACATTCATCCGGAAAAAGTTTGAGATCACAGCATTCAAACTTTGCAGAAATAGGTGCCGCTCCACTTGATGGATGGCGCCGCAAAAGGGCTCTGCAACGAGCCAAAAACTCACGATATCCAAATGGCTTGATCAAATAGTCGTCTGCACCAACTTCAAGACCCATAACACGATCAGCTTCCGTATTTAAACCACTAGTCATTAGAACAAGAGATTGATTATTTTGCATTCGAAGTTTTCTACAAAGGTCAAAGCCACTGACACCGGGGAGCTTACGATCAAGAATAATTAACTCAAACTCTTCCTGCTGTAAAAGATCCCATGCAATCAATCCATCAGCCAAAGCTTTAACCTCGAATCCCTCCTCTTTGAGAACGCCACAGATGAGTTCACGAGTTTCTTGATCTTGATCAACAACCAAGAGACGGGCGGCATTAGAAATGTCGAAAAAATCTGATGTCATCTAGACTTGATCACTTCAGAAACTCCATCAAACCGAATCAAATTCAGTTTAGCCAACCATCCATAGCTCTGCACGTCCAATCCACATCCAGTGAGAGTGCAGTTAGAACGAGGCTCAAAACAGCAAGTGAGCAACATCGAATCATAAAGCGATGATGCACCACACATTAAAAAAGTGCTAAAGCTTCAATCCAGTCATCAACAATGAGACACCTCACCAACATGGCATCACGAAAATAAAAACATCACTGACTAGATCGATGGAAAGAAAAGCCCTCTGCTTAAGCAAAGGGCTTTGAAATCAACAAACTAAATCAAGACCAATCTCAAACAACCTTTAGAATTTAAAGGTTGTTTGAATCAATCCACCAAAGATGTTGAACTGGCCGTCATAGCCGCTTCCGTTCGTTACTGTTTTTTGGGTAAGCTGCCCTTCAGGACGAGACAGATAGAACAATGCTGGGGTGATAGCAATGTTATCCGTCACCTGGAAGTTGTAATACAACTCGAAAGCATAGTTGCCATCATAAGGAGTATCACTACCTTTAAGTGCAGTAGCGAATGTAGGCTGACCAAAGGCGAAGCCAAGGGCATTGCCCTCCATAAATGCATCTTCCCACTTCAGACCTGTGAACCAACTCTGAGAAGTGGTGTAGCTGCCATCTACAATATTATCGCCATTAATTGTATTGATCGCCCAACCGACAGAGATCGAAGGAATAAATCCAGGATCCTCTGGCTGCCAATAGGCATTTAGCGCGAAGCTATTGGAAGAGCGGCTATCGCTACCACCTTGACACTTGAGGTTGAAGTCATTGGCCTTTACGAAAGAAGTAGAGCGGCGCATGCCTGACTTGCACTGACCATATCTATAAGCAGCAGCTGCACCATATTGACCATTACCCCAACCAATTTGTGCAAGAAGGTTGGCGCGAGAATTATCTGTCATAAAACCACCTTCAGATGGATTAGAGTTATTTCCCTCTCCATCATCTGCAACATAGTTGGCACTAATGCTGAAACCAGGATCGCCCTTCGCAACATCTTGCTGCCAGTAAGCAGCAATTAGCTGACCTGTTTCCTTGTTATAAACGCCTGGAACACCTGCTACAGCAAAGAAATCGAGAATCTTTGCTCCACCTTTATTGTACTTAGAAGGCCACATTGCCAATGATTCGGTATTCCTTGCCAGGGCACCAGCAATGAATGTGAAATCCTTACCGACCGGGAATTTATAATACAGACGATCAATAGTGACACTATTATCTGTCTTGGATGCGATATCCAGGGCAGTTAAATTACTGCCCGCACCACCAAATGCGGAATTCCCGAAGTTACCGGTACGAAGACGAGTACGTAACTTATCTTTGCCTGTGAAGCTGGTATCAAAGACTAAACGGTTGTCATAATTGAAGGTAAAAGCACCGTATTCGCTGTTGTAGGCGTCAGCACCTCCCCCCTCTTTGTAAGCCCTACCTTTCCGGCTGTCTCCGCCAGCATTAACAGCACCAATCACGAAAGTGCTTTTGCCTTTCAACTTGGTAGTGGTGGAGAACTGAGTGGCTTCCAGTTCGCCAACGCGGGCCTCAAGTCCGTCAACACGGCCCTTGAGGATGGCGAGTTCCTTTTCAAACTCTTTCATCAGGCGCTTGAGCTCGTCGGTCACTTCGGTGACGCGGTCGAGACAGGCGTTCAACAGAGCAGCCGCTTCAAAGCGGGTCATCGCCCTGTTACCGCGGTAGGTGCCGTTGGGATAACCAGCAACACAGCCGTAGCGCTCGATCAGGTTGCTGAGTGCCTGATAAGCCCAGTCGGTTGGGTAAACGTCAGAAAACTGAGTGATGCTGGTGACTTGCTCGCGGCTGTTCGATGCAGAGCTGGCGGCGTAATCAGACACACCGTTGATATTGAGCTCAGTGGCATTCGCAGCCACAGGTGCCAGAAGGCCCAGGGCAGCTGGGGCCACCAGCAGTTGATGGAAAAGTTTCATTTTCGGTCCTCACACCAAAAAATATTGAGGGAATGAACCCGCCAAAAGTTTATTCGGCAGACAAATAATAACCTGTATGCAAGACATCAACAGGCTGTATCCCTGATTACAAGCACTTCAAACCTCTCTTCTTTGCTGATCTTTTACTAACAATTAACTTGGTCTTAACCAAAATCGATTCAGGATCCTAATCGATTTAAACAAGGATTTTAAGCCAAGGAACCCATAACCATATAGAACACTTATTGAATCAGTCTTGAACAAGCTTCTTGCAACGCTTTCGCCCGCCAGCACGCTGTTCATAAGATTCGATCCTCAGCGGATTGGATCAGGCAAATCAGTGGCTCTGTTGTGAGCTTCCTGTCTGGAGTGAAGAACAAGGGAACGCGACAAGTCCTTAACGTTCCTCCTCTGCTCCATCGGGACATAAACGATTGATCGGAATTAAAAAGGTGCCTCGCCGAAAGCGCACAGCGGCAATTTCGAGGGGATGGAGAGCAACCACCGCTCCGGATTCATCACTGCCAACGAGATCGGAAGGCCGAAGCATTGGCATTGGATCTGCCGTTTTGAGATAGGGCATCGGGCTGATCAGTCGGACTTGGTCACCGATGGAAACGGTCATGACACCTGGGCAATCACCCTCTCCTACAGCAGGATGGGGGCAGCTGTTATGTAGCCGTGCGGGCTCTTGCCACTTGGAGCGGCGCGATCGCGGGAATACTTCTCATTCTTGTGGGCAGTTTGATTCCTGCTGCCGTTTTGCTGCCCGTTGCAGAGATTCCTCCCCGATTGCTGAGTTTGCCCAGCACCTGGCAAGTGCCAGCACTCCTGCTGTGCGCCCTTGTCTGCGGCCCACGATCGGGCGTGATGGCAGCGGTTGCCTACATCACGGTGGGGTTGGTTGATCTTCCGGTCTTCCATGACGGTGGAGGTTTGGACTACGTGCAAACCCCAGCCTTTGGCTATCTCGCTGGCTTTGTTCCAGCAGCCTGGCTCACGGGACGTCTTGCCCACCAAGCAGGGATGAACGACTCAGCGCGCCTCACGTTGGCGGGCATTGCCGGCGTCATCACAATTCAGCTATGCGGAATTCTTAACTTGCTTCTCGGAACGGTTTTGAGCCGTTGGAGTGAATCACTTCCTGATTTGTTGTTCAGTTACAGCCTCGGTCCCTTATTAGCCCAACTGACGCTTTGCGTGGCCATTGCCCTCATTGCGCTGCCCATTCGTCGTTTGCTCTGGATCGAATGATCAGCCGCAGCAACCGACTGATCCGGCGTCGCACAGTTGTGTTGATCAGCCTGTTGATCCTGCTGATGGATCAAGCGTCCAAATATTGGGCTCGATTCCACCTGCTTCCAAATTTGTCGCAGCCATTCCTCCCAGGATTGCTGCAGTTGCGGCTGGTACGCAACACCGGTGCCGCCTTCAGCATGTTGAGTGACTCCACAGCCCTTCTCAGCGTTCTCAGCCTGCTCGTTTCGGTTGGTTTGCTGGGCTGGATCTGGCGATCCAAGCGACTTGATCTTTGGTTAGGTCTTGCTCTGGCCTGTCTGCTGGGAGGAACGCTGGGCAATGGCATCGACCGCTGGCAACTGGGATATGTCACGGACTTCCTCGAGCTCGTGCCATTCCGTTTTCCCATCTTCAATGGCGCGGACATCGCCATCAACCTCGCCGTCCTCTGCTTCGCCATCGACGCTCTCTCCCAACGCAATGGACAAGCGAAATCCTGACGGCCCCTGCTCAGCCCAACTGATCATTCATCAGGACGATCAGGAGGTTCGTTCCATTGCCTTGCATGGCGACGGCTATCGCATTGGCCGCGATGGTCCTCTGGAAGTGAGCATCGATCATCCAGCCGTCAGCCGCCAACACGCTGTGCTGCAACGTCAGGGGCGGCACTGGATCCTTCAAGATTTGGATTCCACCAATGGCTTGTGGTGGAAAGGCCGGCGGGTCAAGCAGCTGGAACTACGCGATGGAGACGTGGTTCAGTTCGCGCCCTCCCTAGACGCCACGGCTCCCTTTCTGCAGTTTGTTGACGCCGCAGGGCGACGTCGCCATCGGATCGAACGCTGGTTGGGCTTTTTCGTATTGGGATGCCTGGGCGGCGGTGGTGCTCTGCTGCTGCTCTCCCACATCACCATGCCGATCCGTGGGCAACTGGCACGCGTGCGCGGTCCGGTGGCCATCTACGACGGCAACAACCAACCGCTCGCCTCCGTTGACTCCAGTCGTCATCGCGAGCTCAGGTCGGTAAAGGCGTTCTCCCCTTTGCTCGTTGATGCTCTTCTGAGTAGTGAGGACAACCGCTTCTGGTGGCATCCGGGCGTCGATCCCATTGGCACGTTGAGAGCCTTCAGCACCAATTTGATCGGCGGACAGGTGCTGGAGGGAGGCAGCAGTCTCACGCAACAATTAGCTCGCAGCCTGTATCCCAATTACGTAGGAGATGGAGACACCCTGGCGAGGAAATGGAAAGAGCTGCTTGTGTCCTTGCAGTTGGAAAGTCGCTTCAGCAAAAGCCAATTGCTGCTGAGCTATCTCAACCGCGTGTACTTGGGCGTTGGTTGGGGATTCGAAGATGCCTCACGCGTGTTTTTTGATCAATCCGCAGCAGATCTAAACGTGCAGCAGGCTGCACTTCTTGTGGGTTTATTGCCATCACCCAATGGCCACGATCCCTGTCAGTTTCCCCAGCGCGCTTTAAAAGCGCGTAATCGGGTGATCAACAAAATGGCCGATGGCGGTCGACTCTCCCTGGAGCAGGCGCGACTGGCGCGTCGTCAACCGATTCAGCTTGCAAAAGAGGCCTGCAGTCGGGAGCAGGTCAGTCGCTCAGCACCCTTCTACACCGATCAAGTGCGCCGAGACCTCAAAGCGCTAGTGGGTCCAGACGTGGCGGATGAAGGAAATTTCTTGATCGAAACGCACTTAGACCCTGTTCTGCAATCTGTGCTGGAACGCCAATTGAGCGGTTTGTTGGCCAACAGCGGAACGCTGGGTGTTCAAGAGGGGGCTGCTGTTGTGCTCGACAGCCGCACGGGCGGAGTTCTCGCCATCGCCGGAGGTCGTGACTACAACGCGAGCCAGTTCAACCGTGCCTCAATGGCGTTGCGGCAACCAGGAAGCACCTTCAAACTCATCACTTACTTGGCGGCCCTGGAACAAGGCCTGAAACCCAACGACACCTTGGATTGCAGCCCCCTTCGCTGGGGAGGACAGCGCTTCGACAGCACCTGTTCGGGCCAACTGACCTTGGCCAGTGCCTTCGCCTCAAGCCACAACACCGCAGCGCTGCGCTTGGCCCAACGCGTGGGCCTGGAGCAAGTGGTGAGCTTGGCAAAACGCCTGGGAATCACCACTCCCTTGGATCCTGTACCGGGGCTCGCTCTTGGACAGAGTGAAGTTCGCTTAATTGAGCTCACCAGTGCCTATGCCGCTGTGGCCAATGGCGGCATCTGGCAAGCGCCTACCACCATTCGTCGTTTGCTTGATGCTGAAACCTGCCGCTTGGATCGACCGAGTGGCTGCGGCAGCCTCAATGGACATAGCGGCATTGGTCATGACAGCACTGGGGAGCGCCAAGCGGCCCGTCGTGTGTTGAAGGGACAGACAGCGCAGCAAATGCAGGGATTGATGCGATCGGTGATTCGCAGCGGCACCGGCCGAGCCGCCTCGCTGGGTGGACAGGAAGGCGGAAAAACAGGAACCACCAACGATGGCCGTGACCTGCTGTTCATTGGCTATGAGCCGAGTCGCCATTGGGTGCTGGGAATCTGGCTGGGCAACGATGACAACAGTCCCTCAGCCAGTTCCAGCGCCGTAGCAGCCTCTCTTTGGGGCCGGATCATTCGTGCCGCAGGACAGGGCGGTGTGGCGGGCCGATGAAGGGATCCAATCGCCTGATTTTGTTGGCTGCCGCAGGGCTGATTCTCCTGCTGGTGCTTGGACTGGTGCTTCAGGCGATTCGCAATCTGCTCTGGGATCTCAGCTATATCCTTCCGCCCTGGCTGGTGGGTCCAGTGCTGCTCATCGGCACCCTCCTGGTGCTTGCTTTTGTCATACAGATTGGCTGGCCCTGGTGGAAGGGATGGAAAAGCCGTCGCGGAGCCAACAACGCCAGCAGCACAGCCCCTTCACCGCCTGGGTCGCGTCGACAAGCAGCTGAACAGAGCCTGGAAAGCATTGATCGCCTTTTAGAGCGTCTTCAAGACGACGTAGCCCGGCAAGCGCTGCATCTGGAACGGGAACGCGTTGCCCGTGAATTGGCCCGCGGCGATTTGGTGGTGGTGGTGTTTGGCACGGGCTCCAGTGGGAAAACATCCCTGATTCGTGCCCTTCTCCAAGACATTGTTGGGCGTGTTGGAGCAGCAATGGGCTCCACAACCGGCAGCCAGACCTATCGGCTTCGCCTCAACAAGCTGGAGCGCGGGCTGCAATTGGTGGATACCCCAGGAATCCTGGAAAGCGGCCTTGACGGAAGAGATCGGGAACAGGAAGCCCGGGAACGCGCCAGCCGTGCCGACTTGATGCTGGTGGTGGTGGATGGAGATCTTCGCTCTGCCGAATGGGATGTGGTGCGCAGCCTTGCGGGCTTGGGCAAGCGCTTGATGTTGGTCTTGAACAAATGCGATTTAAGAGGAGAGGAGGAGGAAAAGCGTCTACTGGCCTTGCTACGCGGACGTTGCAAAGGCCTGCTGGCTGCTGAGGATGTGATCCCAACCAGCGCCGCTCCCCAATCCTTGCCAAGACCTGGCCAAAAACCCTGGCAACCTCCTGCTGAGGTGGCGGTGCTGCTCCAACGCATGGCCGTGGTGCTGCACGCCGACGGCGAAGAGCTCTTAGCGGACAACATTCTTCTTCAATGCAGGACGCTGGGCGATAAGGGGCGATCGCTGCTCAACCGCCAGCGGCAGACCGAAGCGCGACGGATCGTGGATCGTTACAGCTGGATTAGTGCTGGCGTGGTGGCAGCGACACCACTCCCCGGCATCGACTTGCTGGGCACCGCGGCAGTGAATGCCCAGATGGTGATGGAGGTCGCGAAGGTCTACAACGTGCAGTTAACCCGGGACAAAGCTCAGGAGTTGGCCGTCTCGGTGGGGAGAACCCTGGCAGGCCTCGGTGTTGTGAAAGGCGGGGTGGCCTTGATCGGCACAGCACTCAGTGTGAATCTGCCCACCCTGCTCCTGGGAAAAGCCGTTCAGGGCGTGGCTGCTGCCTGGCTGACGCGGATTGCCGGAGCCAGTTTCATCACCTATTTCCAGCAAGATCAAGATTGGGGAGATGGTGGCGTGCAGGACGTTGTGCAGCGGCACTACGAGCTCAACCGTCGCGATAGCGCCCTCAAGCGATTTCTCGACACCGCTCTCAGGCAGGTGGTGGAACCATTGCGCCAGACGGCAAAGAAGCGCTTACCACCCCAACCAGGGCCTCGGGCGGGGGAGGACGCATCGGGCCCCGGGCATCGAGAACCGTGATCAGGGCCAAATAGGCCACGCCGATCAGCACAGAAACAATCCCTGTGACGATGGCCACCCAGCGGCCGCGTTGCTGCTTGGGAGCCGCCATTAGGGCCGAACCTCCACGGATTGATTCAGAGCGGATGCCAGTTGATCCAACAAACCGTCATGGGTGTGGGGGTTACCAAGGACAGCCTTGAGATGATGCCGTCCCTGATGGAGCGGCCTCGACACCATGATGCCTTGGCTGAGCAAGAGCCGGCGTGTCTCGATCGACCAGCTTTCGTGCTGCTGGGCCTGTCCTCGTTGCGGCCGACAGGCGAGCACATGCAAAGGGCCCGAGAGAATCATCAGCCTGTTGGGATCCAGTTGTTGCTGGAGGTACTCACGGCGAGCAATCGCAGCGGACAACACCTGCTCAATTCCCGATTCACCAAGTTGCCGCAAACCAAGCCAGAGTTTGAGCACTTCCGCGGGACGGCTTCCCTGCAACCCCAGTTCTCCGCCGTGATCGTGCTCGAGGGCTGGCTCCATATAGGGAAGGCCTGTGGAGAAAGCTTCAGCCAGAACGGAGGGATTGCGAACCAAGAGAAGCGATGAGGTCTTTGTAATGCCGAGAACTTTCTGAGGATTCACGGTGATCGAATCAGCGCGCGCAATCCCGTGAAGCAGATGGGTGGTGTGGGCGCTGAGAGCAAAAACCGCACCGATCGCCCCATCCACATGCAGCCATAGACCCAACCGACCGCAGAAATCAGCGATGGCAGACACGGGGTCGATGGCTCCGCGCACAGTGGTGCCTGCTGTTGCAACAACTGCGATACAAGGGCGTCCCTCGCTTGCAAGCGCTGCCAAGGCAGCCTCTAGTAGCTGCAGATCAATGAGCCCTTGCTCGTTCACTGGAATGGCACGAACACCATCCCGTTGAAGCCCCATGACGCGCGCTGCCTTGTGCCATGACACGTGCGCATCAGCACTCACCACCACCACGGCCTCTGGGTTGTGGTCCAAGCCAGCGTGATGGCGAGCGGCAACCAAGGCGATCAAATTGCTGAGCGTGCCGCCACTTGCCGCAACACCAGAAGCCCCTGCAGGAAAGCCAATGCGCTCAGCAAACCAGGCGCAAAGCTGCCGTTCGAGATGACTCAAACTGGGAGACAGCTCTTCGGCCAAAAGGTTGTTATTCAGCCCGGCGCAGATCAAATCTGCAGCGATCGACGCACTCAACGGCGGCGGATCGAGATGGGCAATCGCCCCGGGGTGGGAAGGCTGAAACGCCCCATCCATCACCTGCTGAAGGTCATCCAGAAGTTGCTCCATGGAGCGTCCATGGGTCTGCGGAGCAGCATCTGGCAGCACTCGAAGTGCTGGCAAAGGACCCCTCTCAGCCGCCGAACCGATCCAGTTGCATAAGCGCTCGGAAGCACCCTCCAAAAACTGAAGGAGTTGAGGGTCAAGCGCATCGGGTGAAGCAAACGCCGAAAGAGCGACCGGTTCAGGATTCCTTGAAGGTCCGACCAAGAAGACAAGATGGGGAATGATCATTGTCCCCTGTGGTGGCACATTGAAGGGCCGGCAGATCCCCCGACGCGCACAGCGAACAGCCTGATGGTGCAGTCTCCAATCGACCTATCTCCAACGCAGATGCAAGCCTGGATGGGACGTTTGATTGAACGCGCGCGTCGTTTCGGCGAACGGGGAGACGTTCCCGTTTGCGCCATTGTTTTGGATCAGCGAGGCCGCTGCATTGGCCATGGCATGAACCAGAGGGAGCTCAACAATGACCCGCTTGGGCACGCGGAGTTGATGGCCATTCGTCAGGCCTGCCTGTTGCAGGATGACTGGCGTCTGAATGACTGCACCCTGTTGGTGACCTTGGAGCCGTGTCCAATGTGTGCCGGCGCCTTGGTTCAAGCAAGAGTCGGACAGGTCATCTTTGCTGCCACGGACCCGAAGCGAGGAGCCTTGGGGAGCACGATCAACTTGGCGACTCACACCAGTGCACACCACCGAATGTCCGTGATCGGTGGTGTGCGGGGTGAAGAGGCGAAAGTGATGCTGTCGGGCTGGTTTAAGCAGCAACGGCGACGTTCTGTCGGAACTGGGGAAGCTCCGTTTCAAACAGATTCAACAACCTGCTGACGTTCTCGGGGTTGGAGTTGTAGCCCATCAGTCCGATTCGCCAGATTTTTCCAGCAAGGACACCAAGGCCGCCACCCACTTCAATGCCGTGGTTGTTGAGCAGATGTTGCGTGAAGGCCTTGCCATCCACATCATTTGGGATACGAACGGTGGTGAGTGTGGGCAGCCGAAGCTCCTCGGGCACATGCATTTCGAGACCGATCGCTTCCAAACCAGACCAAAGCGCCTCAGCGTTGCTGCGGTGACGGGCCCAAGCCATATCCAAGCCCTCTTCTGCCAACAGCCTGAGCGCTTCACGCATGCCGAAATTCATATTGACCGGTGCTGTGTGGTGATACACGCGGTCACTGCCCCAGTACTGATTGAGAAGGGAAACATCGAGATACCAATTAGGCACCTTGTCTTGCCGTGCGGCGAGCTTCGCTTCAGCGCGGGGTCCCATGGTGAATGGACCAAGACCTGGAGGGCAGCTCAGTCCCTTCTGACTACAGCTGTAGGCCAGGTCCACCTTCCATTCATCGAGATAGAGGGGGACCCCACCAAGAGAGGTCACGGTGTCGAGCAGGAGCAAGCAATCGTGCTTGCGGCAGAGATCTCCGATTCCTTCCATCGGTTGACACACGCCGGTGGAGGTTTCGGCATGCACCATCGCCAAGATGGTGGGCTTGTGCTCAATCAGAGCCGCTTCAAGCTCTTCCTTGGTGAAGGCTTCACCCCAAGGCTTTTCGATCACCTTCACATTGGCGCGGTAACGACCGGCCATGTCCACAAGGCGGTTCCCGAAGTAGCCCTTGACAGCGACCAGAACGGTGTCGCCGGGTTCAACCGTATTGGCAAGCGTTGCCTCCATGGCAGCGCTCCCCGTGCCGCTCATCGGCAAGGTCAAGCGGTTGTCGGTCTGCCAGGCATAGCGAAGAAGCTCCTGCACTTCGCCCATCAACTCCACATAAAGCGGATCGAGATGGCCAATCGGAGTCCGAGACAAAGCCTTGAGCACCGTTGGATCGGCGTTCGAAGGTCCTGGTCCGAGCAGCAAACGATCGGGAGTGCTGATCGGGGCAATGGCCCTTCGGTGGGACGAGTCAACCGACAGGGGGGAATGCGTCGTCGCCAAAGCCACGGTAACCAACTAATGGCGTGCAGCCTACGCATGGACAGGCCTGAAAAGGGAGCAAAACAGTTGCTTTGCAACGCCTCTTGTAACGAGATCAAGGATGGAGCGCTTAACGCTGGCTGATGTCGTTGGCGGAAAGACCTGAGGCCAGATGGTCGAAGGGCTTGCGAAGCATCAGGCAATCGCTCGGACTTGATCCCTCCGCCACCATGCGCTCGCAGAGAACATCGGCAAGCAGGATCATGCTGCGAACCGTGGGACCGGTGGGAACACCCAGGCTCTTGTAGGTGTCGTCCAAGCCGTTCAGCACCCGTTCATTCAGGATCGTGCTGTCGTCGGCAATCAGGGCGTAACTGGCGTAACGGAGGAAATAATCCATGTCGCGCAAGCAAGCTGAAAGCCTCCGTGTGGTGTAGGCGTTGCCACCAGGCAAGAGCAGTTCAGGGTCGCCTACAAACAGTCTTTGGCTGGCTTCTCTTACCAGCTCAGTCGCTTCGCGATTGATGAGCTCCACGGCCTTGAGTCGTAGCTCTGCTTGGCCGAAATAACCCTCGATCCGATCGATGGCCGATCGATCGAAATAGCGACCCAAT
This portion of the Synechococcus sp. ROS8604 genome encodes:
- a CDS encoding aminotransferase class V-fold PLP-dependent enzyme, whose product is MIIPHLVFLVGPSRNPEPVALSAFASPDALDPQLLQFLEGASERLCNWIGSAAERGPLPALRVLPDAAPQTHGRSMEQLLDDLQQVMDGAFQPSHPGAIAHLDPPPLSASIAADLICAGLNNNLLAEELSPSLSHLERQLCAWFAERIGFPAGASGVAASGGTLSNLIALVAARHHAGLDHNPEAVVVVSADAHVSWHKAARVMGLQRDGVRAIPVNEQGLIDLQLLEAALAALASEGRPCIAVVATAGTTVRGAIDPVSAIADFCGRLGLWLHVDGAIGAVFALSAHTTHLLHGIARADSITVNPQKVLGITKTSSLLLVRNPSVLAEAFSTGLPYMEPALEHDHGGELGLQGSRPAEVLKLWLGLRQLGESGIEQVLSAAIARREYLQQQLDPNRLMILSGPLHVLACRPQRGQAQQHESWSIETRRLLLSQGIMVSRPLHQGRHHLKAVLGNPHTHDGLLDQLASALNQSVEVRP
- a CDS encoding nucleoside deaminase, with protein sequence MVQSPIDLSPTQMQAWMGRLIERARRFGERGDVPVCAIVLDQRGRCIGHGMNQRELNNDPLGHAELMAIRQACLLQDDWRLNDCTLLVTLEPCPMCAGALVQARVGQVIFAATDPKRGALGSTINLATHTSAHHRMSVIGGVRGEEAKVMLSGWFKQQRRRSVGTGEAPFQTDSTTC
- a CDS encoding transglycosylase domain-containing protein encodes the protein MDKRNPDGPCSAQLIIHQDDQEVRSIALHGDGYRIGRDGPLEVSIDHPAVSRQHAVLQRQGRHWILQDLDSTNGLWWKGRRVKQLELRDGDVVQFAPSLDATAPFLQFVDAAGRRRHRIERWLGFFVLGCLGGGGALLLLSHITMPIRGQLARVRGPVAIYDGNNQPLASVDSSRHRELRSVKAFSPLLVDALLSSEDNRFWWHPGVDPIGTLRAFSTNLIGGQVLEGGSSLTQQLARSLYPNYVGDGDTLARKWKELLVSLQLESRFSKSQLLLSYLNRVYLGVGWGFEDASRVFFDQSAADLNVQQAALLVGLLPSPNGHDPCQFPQRALKARNRVINKMADGGRLSLEQARLARRQPIQLAKEACSREQVSRSAPFYTDQVRRDLKALVGPDVADEGNFLIETHLDPVLQSVLERQLSGLLANSGTLGVQEGAAVVLDSRTGGVLAIAGGRDYNASQFNRASMALRQPGSTFKLITYLAALEQGLKPNDTLDCSPLRWGGQRFDSTCSGQLTLASAFASSHNTAALRLAQRVGLEQVVSLAKRLGITTPLDPVPGLALGQSEVRLIELTSAYAAVANGGIWQAPTTIRRLLDAETCRLDRPSGCGSLNGHSGIGHDSTGERQAARRVLKGQTAQQMQGLMRSVIRSGTGRAASLGGQEGGKTGTTNDGRDLLFIGYEPSRHWVLGIWLGNDDNSPSASSSAVAASLWGRIIRAAGQGGVAGR
- a CDS encoding YcjF family protein, yielding MKGSNRLILLAAAGLILLLVLGLVLQAIRNLLWDLSYILPPWLVGPVLLIGTLLVLAFVIQIGWPWWKGWKSRRGANNASSTAPSPPGSRRQAAEQSLESIDRLLERLQDDVARQALHLERERVARELARGDLVVVVFGTGSSGKTSLIRALLQDIVGRVGAAMGSTTGSQTYRLRLNKLERGLQLVDTPGILESGLDGRDREQEARERASRADLMLVVVDGDLRSAEWDVVRSLAGLGKRLMLVLNKCDLRGEEEEKRLLALLRGRCKGLLAAEDVIPTSAAPQSLPRPGQKPWQPPAEVAVLLQRMAVVLHADGEELLADNILLQCRTLGDKGRSLLNRQRQTEARRIVDRYSWISAGVVAATPLPGIDLLGTAAVNAQMVMEVAKVYNVQLTRDKAQELAVSVGRTLAGLGVVKGGVALIGTALSVNLPTLLLGKAVQGVAAAWLTRIAGASFITYFQQDQDWGDGGVQDVVQRHYELNRRDSALKRFLDTALRQVVEPLRQTAKKRLPPQPGPRAGEDASGPGHREP